Proteins from one Primulina huaijiensis isolate GDHJ02 chromosome 18, ASM1229523v2, whole genome shotgun sequence genomic window:
- the LOC140964779 gene encoding uncharacterized protein: protein MASKVVMIIVLVLDLIAFGLAVAAEHRRSTGISKPDSEINYNYCVYDSDIATEYGVGAFLFLMSSQVLIMVTTKCFCCGDPLKPGGSRGCAVLLFIICWVTFFIAEVCLLAGSVRNAYHTKYRTDFFENPPSCETVRKGVFAAGAAFIFFTALISEFFYYSYSRARGSFGPYGGEAGVGMTAYK from the exons ATGGCTTCGAAAGTGGTAATGATCATTGTCCTCGTTCTGGATCTCATTGCTTTTGGGTTGGCTGTTGCCGCTGAGCATAGAAGAAGTACT GGAATATCGAAGCCTGATAGCGAGATCAATTATAACTATTGTGTTTATGACTCGGACATCGCAACCGAATATGGTGTCGGTGCGTTTTTATTCCTAATGTCCAGCCAAGTACTTATCATGGTCACGACCAAATGCTTCTGCTGCGGAGATCCACTGAAACCAGGTGGTTCAAGGGGTTGTGCCGTTCTTCTTTTCATAATCTGCTG GGTAACATTCTTCATTGCTGAGGTTTGCTTGTTGGCTGGTTCGGTGAGAAATGCTTATCACACCAAATACAGGACTGACTTTTTTGAGAACCCGCCTTCCTGCGAGACTGTTCGAAAGGGAGTCTTTGCAGCAGGAGCGGCTTTCATTTTTTTCACGGCCCTGATCTCGGAGTTCTTTTACTATAGTTATTCGAGGGCTCGGGGAAGTTTCGGTCCTTATGGAGGCGAAGCAGGAGTTGGCATGACCGCGTATAAGTGA